ACCTGATCGAGGGCATGAAGCACTACATCAGCGGCGCGAGCGAGGCCGCAGGCATCCTCACCTACTGCGTCACCGACCCGAACGCCGACATCGACCGGCGCCTGTCCGCCTTCATCGTGCCGACGAACGTCGCCGGGCTCGACGCGAGCGAGGCCATACCGACGATGGGCCTCCGCGGCCTCACCCACGCGCGCGTCCGCTACGACGGTGCGCGCGTCTCGGCCGCCGACCGCGTCGGCGACGAGGGCGACGGCCTCGCCGTCATGCGCCACGGGCTCGACCCGGAGCGCATCGACATCGCGAGCCGCTCGCTCGGCTGCGGCACGCGCGCGTTCGAGGAGGCGTGCGACCACGCTGCACGGCGCCGGCAGTTCGGCAAGCCGCTGCGTGCGTTCCAGGCGGTATCGCACGACCTCGCGGACATGCGCGTGCTGCTCGACGCGGCCGCGCTTCTCGTGTTGCGCGCCGCCCGGCTGTACGATCGCGGCGAGCCCTGCACCACCGAGGCCGCGATAGCCAAGCTCTTCGCCGCCGAGCGCTCACACGAGGTATGCGACCGCGCGCTCCAGGTGCTCGGTGCGGTGGGCTACACCGAGGGCAACCCCGTCGAGCTCGTCACCCGCGATGTGCGCGCGCTCCGGTTCGGCGGCGGTACCGACGGGATGATGCGCCACGTGATCCAGCGGGCGCTCCGGTAGCCGACGTCTCGAGGTCGCAGCGCGGGCACACCTTGATCATCTTGTAGCCGATGATCGGCTGCCGCGGTGCCACACACCCTTTTGTGGGAGGAGCGGCGCGCCGCCTCGAGGCCCTCGCCGCGTGACTCGCACGCCCACGGGTCGTGGGTGCACTCGTACCCGCACTCGCTGCAGGTGACATGAAGCGGCTTACCGTCCCGCCGGCGCTGGATGTTCTGCGGACACCGCAGGACGGACACCCGAATGTGGGCGTGCGGCTCACTCGCCCGATG
The sequence above is drawn from the Thermoleophilaceae bacterium genome and encodes:
- a CDS encoding acyl-CoA dehydrogenase family protein; the encoded protein is RVRALARTRLDEARDRVHGPGRSREFVGELARDGLMGTLMPEAIGGEGLDLAHSNVVSQEIAAASPSLGAMRAISGVFVAVPVLGFGSRDQIERWLAPVCSGEHTLALGISEPDAGSDVRGITTRARRDGGDYLIEGMKHYISGASEAAGILTYCVTDPNADIDRRLSAFIVPTNVAGLDASEAIPTMGLRGLTHARVRYDGARVSAADRVGDEGDGLAVMRHGLDPERIDIASRSLGCGTRAFEEACDHAARRRQFGKPLRAFQAVSHDLADMRVLLDAAALLVLRAARLYDRGEPCTTEAAIAKLFAAERSHEVCDRALQVLGAVGYTEGNPVELVTRDVRALRFGGGTDGMMRHVIQRALR